GGAGCATCGGGTGGCAGGCGGAGAATACGCTCGGATTGCCATTGCTCCGGCCGCTGGCCGGGGAGCAGCCTGGAACCATCTTCACCACGCTACTGCCGGATGACGGAGGGGCGAGAGTTCAGACGGCGATCGGCCAGCGCGATGTGCGGATCACTCCGCTGCAGGCGGCGAATCTGGTCGTCACGCTGCTGCATGGCGGCGAGGTGAGAGCGCCGCGGATACTGGAGCGGGTTGCTTTTGCCAATGGACAGACGCTTAAGCAGCTTCCGGGACATCTGGCGCCAGCCCCGGAGGGCCGGATCGCTCCGGCCACTGCCCGTGTGCTGCTGGGCATGATGCGCAGCGTAGTCACAGAGGGCACAGGCCGGATGCTGAAGTCTTCCGCTTGGCCGCTCGCCGGCAAATCAGGCACGGCCCAGACGCTGGTGCATGGCACGCCGCGCAACAATCAATGGTTCATCGGCTATGGTCCGGTTGACCAGCCGAAATATGCGGTGTCTGTGGCGGTAGAGAACGTGGCTCCAGACAGTCCGCAGGCCGCCACCCGTCTGTTCGGTCAGGTGTTCGAGCTGTTGTCGGGGCTGGAAGGCGGATCAACCGGGGCCTGAGGGCCTGGACCGGCAGGCTCCGCATTAGACTCGGCATTCCCGATCGGACTGCTGCTTACGGGAGCGCCTGCCGTAGAGGTTCCCGAGGCCGCGAAGGGCGAGACGACGAACTCCTCCTGCGGCAGATAGATCCACTGCTGGAGATATCCCTGCTGGAGGAGCTCCTTGAGCAGAATCAGCAGAATCGGCGACAGAATGAGTCCTGCTATGCCGAACAGGGAGGAGGACAGAATCACGAAGGAGAGCATCAGGAAGGCGGAGGAGACACCGATTGAATTCCCTGTGATTTTGGGCTCCAGCAGCTGTCTAACTACCATTACTACAGCCAGCAGAACGATGAGCCCGATAGCCAGTGACGTATTGCCGACAATGAACAGATAGATGATCCAAGGGATCAGCACCGCAGGTACCCCGAGCAGCGGCAGCAGATCGACCACGGCGCAGACCAGCGCTATGGTGAGCACATTGCCCGTCTGGAGAATCAGCAGACCCGCCAGAATAATGACGAAGGTGATGCTGATCAGGATCATCTGTGCTTTGATATAAGAACCGATAGCCTTGAATACATTGCCCTGCAGGAACGCATAGGCCGTCTTGAACGTCTTCGGCAGCTTCTCGTGGGCAATTCTGCGCCAGTCCTTAATCTCCATGCTGAGGAAAAAGGCGAGAATGATCGCAACCCCGAAATTAGCCATAAAGGAAGAGAAAGAGCCAAGCACTCCGACCATATATTTGAAGAAGGCAACCATCCACTTCGAGAGAATATTGGTGGCATCCGTGAAATAACCGTTCAGCTTATCCGTCATATCGGATGGAAGCGAATCGATTTTGTGCTGAAGATAGGTCGTAGTCTCTGCGAAATGCTGCTGGACTACGTATGTATATTTGGGCAGATTATTCTGGAGGTGAATCGCCTGG
This genomic interval from Paenibacillus sp. FSL H8-0332 contains the following:
- a CDS encoding AI-2E family transporter, which encodes MLPLYKKYWRTFFDIGLLVLTVYLVMLGFSKLYQLAAPVFLSFFVFLLIEPLARFLNRKGMAKPFASAISVVLFLVILLGVLFGAGLLITTQAIHLQNNLPKYTYVVQQHFAETTTYLQHKIDSLPSDMTDKLNGYFTDATNILSKWMVAFFKYMVGVLGSFSSFMANFGVAIILAFFLSMEIKDWRRIAHEKLPKTFKTAYAFLQGNVFKAIGSYIKAQMILISITFVIILAGLLILQTGNVLTIALVCAVVDLLPLLGVPAVLIPWIIYLFIVGNTSLAIGLIVLLAVVMVVRQLLEPKITGNSIGVSSAFLMLSFVILSSSLFGIAGLILSPILLILLKELLQQGYLQQWIYLPQEEFVVSPFAASGTSTAGAPVSSSPIGNAESNAEPAGPGPQAPVDPPSSPDNSSNT